From a region of the Phragmites australis chromosome 21, lpPhrAust1.1, whole genome shotgun sequence genome:
- the LOC133903066 gene encoding uncharacterized protein LOC133903066 isoform X2 produces the protein MAMTPPAAASLLHRALLPGDAAAPSSRLAPRARASVSVALLPRRRRCRGPLQLQSLPPEGAPAELMDEGSKFVPLNAEERMYGPPALLLIGFEKGETYKIQAFLKDLEGEFLKASSASAVIDI, from the exons ATGGCGATGACTCCACCCGCTGCCGCCTCGCTCCTCCACCGCGCGCTCCTCCCCGGCGACGCCGCCGCACCCTCTTCCCGTCTTGCGCCGCGCGCTCGGGCCTCCGTCTCGGTGGCGCTGCTGCCGAGGAGACGGCGGTGCCGCGGCCCGCTCCAGCTCCAGTCGCTGCCACCCGAAG GAGCTCCGGCCGAGCTGATGGACGAGGGCTCCAAGTTCGTGCCGCTGAACGCGGAGGAACGCATGTACGGCCCGCCG GCGCTATTGCTCATCGGATTTGAGAAAGGCGAAACATACAAG ATTCAAGCCTTCCTGAAAGATCTTGAAGGTGAATTCCTCAAGGCAAGTTCGGCATCTGCTGTCATTGATATCTAG
- the LOC133903066 gene encoding uncharacterized protein LOC133903066 isoform X3, producing MAMTPPAAASLLHRALLPGDAAAPSSRLAPRARASVSVALLPRRRRCRGPLQLQSLPPEGAPAELMDEGSKFVPLNAEERMRYCSSDLRKAKHTRFKPS from the exons ATGGCGATGACTCCACCCGCTGCCGCCTCGCTCCTCCACCGCGCGCTCCTCCCCGGCGACGCCGCCGCACCCTCTTCCCGTCTTGCGCCGCGCGCTCGGGCCTCCGTCTCGGTGGCGCTGCTGCCGAGGAGACGGCGGTGCCGCGGCCCGCTCCAGCTCCAGTCGCTGCCACCCGAAG GAGCTCCGGCCGAGCTGATGGACGAGGGCTCCAAGTTCGTGCCGCTGAACGCGGAGGAACGCAT GCGCTATTGCTCATCGGATTTGAGAAAGGCGAAACATACAAG ATTCAAGCCTTCCTGA
- the LOC133903066 gene encoding uncharacterized protein LOC133903066 isoform X1, protein MAMTPPAAASLLHRALLPGDAAAPSSRLAPRARASVSVALLPRRRRCRGPLQLQSLPPEGAPAELMDEGSKFVPLNAEERMYGPPALLLIGFEKGETYKVITTRPECCTDFGSGHGPARPWLLRS, encoded by the exons ATGGCGATGACTCCACCCGCTGCCGCCTCGCTCCTCCACCGCGCGCTCCTCCCCGGCGACGCCGCCGCACCCTCTTCCCGTCTTGCGCCGCGCGCTCGGGCCTCCGTCTCGGTGGCGCTGCTGCCGAGGAGACGGCGGTGCCGCGGCCCGCTCCAGCTCCAGTCGCTGCCACCCGAAG GAGCTCCGGCCGAGCTGATGGACGAGGGCTCCAAGTTCGTGCCGCTGAACGCGGAGGAACGCATGTACGGCCCGCCG GCGCTATTGCTCATCGGATTTGAGAAAGGCGAAACATACAAGGTAATCACTACTCGGCCGGAGTGCTGCACAGATTTCGGATCTGGCCATGGTCCTGCTCGTCCTTGGCTTTTGAGGTCTTGA
- the LOC133903064 gene encoding putative magnesium transporter MRS2-G yields MGKRSGGRKLPFFGSSSSSNRRSRSARRLPSLPKPRAAAAPPASPAPAPPASPAPAPTAAAGQAAQPPPPLAPATAAGSGGVVSGKVGKKKAGARLWMRLDRWGASEIVELDKASIIRRAGVPPRDLRVLGPVFSHASNILGREKAMVINLEFIRAIVTAEEVLLLDPLAHEVLPFVDQLRQHLPLRSLVSRNGECAGDGHREKQDGSPGGQVPCLNAATGAEHELPFEFQVLEVALEAVCLALDSSVVDLERHATPVLDELTKNVSTRNLERVRSLKSDLTRLLARVQKVRDEIEHLLDDNEDMAHLYLTRKQVQNQQVEAIMSSAASNSIVPARASLARLNSSFWHSVSIATSMHLDNDVEDLEMLLEAYFMQLDGIRNRILSVREYIDDTEDYVNIQLDNQRNELIQLQLTLTIASFGIAANTFIVGAFAMNIPSSLYNITDGSLFWPFVGGTSSGCFIIFIVLLGYAWWKKLLGP; encoded by the exons ATGGGGAAGCGATCTGGCGGCAGGAAGCTGCCGTTCTTCGGCTCATCCTCGTCCTCCAACAGGAGGTCCCGCTCTGCAcgccgcctcccctccctccccaagccccgcgcggcggcggctcctcccgCCTCGCCGGCCCCGGCCCCTCCCGCCTCGCCGGCCCCGGCCCCGACCGCCGCGGCGGGGCAGGCCGCccagccgcctcctcccctcgcCCCCGCCACTGCCGCGGGCAGCGGGGGGGTCGTGTCGGGGAAGGTCGGCAAGAAGAAGGCCGGCGCGCGCCTGTGGATGCGACTGGACCGGTGGGGCGCCTCCGAGATTGTCGAGCTCGACAAGGCCTCCATCATCCGCCGCGCCGGCGTGcccccgcgcgacctccgcgtcCTCGGCCCCGTCTTCTCCCACGCCTCCAACATCCTCG GTAGAGAGAAGGCGATGGTGATCAACCTCGAATTCATCAGAGCGATAGTTACGGCCGAGGAGGTCCTCCTATTGGACCCTCTCGCGCACGAGGTGCTCCCTTTCGTTGACCAATTGAGGCAGCATCTCCCTCTAAGGAGTCTTGTGAGTAGGAATGGTGAATGTGCCGGTGATGGCCATCGGGAAAAGCAGGACGGCTCACCTGGAGGTCAGGTGCCCTGTCTTAATGCGGCGACCGGGGCGGAGCACGAGCTGCCATTCGAGTTCCAGGTACTGGAGGTCGCCCTCGAGGCCGTGTGCTTGGCTCTGGACTCGAGCGTGGTTGATCTTGAGAGGCACGCTACTCCGGTGCTTGATGAGCTGACCAAGAATGTGAGCACAAGGAACCTCGAGCGTGTGCGGAGCCTCAAGAGTGATCTTACCCGTCTGCTTGCCCGTGTGCAGAAG GTCAGAGATGAAATAGAACATCTTCTGGATGATAACGAAGATATGGCACATCTGTATCTAACAAGGAAGCAAGTACAAAACCAGCAGGTTGAGGCTATAATGTCATCTGCTGCTTCCAATAGCATTGTTCCTGCCAGAGCAAGTCTGGCCAGGCTGAACTCTAGCTTTTGGCACAGCGTGAGCATTGCTACAAGTATGCATTTGGACAATGATGTAGAAGACCTTGAGATGTTGCTTGAGGCTTACTTCATGCAGTTGGATGGAATACGCAACAGAATTTTGTCG GTTCGGGAGTATATTGATGACACAGAAGACTACGTGAACATTCAGCTTGACAACCAGCGTAATGAACTCATTCAGCTCCAGCTTACGCTGACCATTGCATCCTTTGGCATAGCTGCCAACACTTTCATAGTTGGGGCTTTTGCGATGAACATCCCAAGCTCTCTGTACAACATCACCGACGGCAGCCTCTTTTGGCCATTTGTTGGGGGCACCTCATCGGGTTGCTTCATAATCTTCATCGTCTTGTTAGGCTACGCCTGGTGGAAGAAATTGCTGGGTCCTTGA
- the LOC133903065 gene encoding probable protein phosphatase 2C 72: MLSAVMEYLRSCWGPASPSGRPRKGSDAAGRQDGLLWYKDGGQVVDGEFSMAVVQANNLLEDHSQVESGPLSTTEPGLQGTFVGVYDGHGGPETARYINDHIFNHLRRFASEHKGMSADVIRKAFRATEEGFISVVSSQWSLRPQLAAVGSCCLVGVVCSGTLYVANLGDSRAVLGRLVKGTGEVLAMQLSAEHNASYEEVRQELQASHPDDPHIVVLKHNVWRVKGIIQITRSIGDVYLKKPEFNREPLHSKFRLQETFRRPLLSSDPAITIHQIQPTHKFIIFASDGLWEHLSNQEAVDMVQSSPRNGIARRLVKAAMLEAAKKREMRYSDLKKIDRGVRRHFHDDITVVVVFLDSNAIKTATWSRPSVSLRGGGVPIPANTLAPLSVPTELNSSY; the protein is encoded by the exons ATGCTATCGGCTGTGATGGAATACTTGAGATCTTGCTGGGGACCGGCATCGCCGTCCGGGCGCCCCCGCAAAGGATCGGACGCCGCCGGCCGGCAGGACGGGCTCCTGTGGTACAAGGACGGCGGGCAGGTTGTCGACGGTGAGTTCTCTATGGCCGTGGTCCAGGCCAATAATCTGCTGGAGGACCACAGCCAGGTGGAATCCGGGCCGCTGAGCACAACGGAGCCCGGCCTGCAAGGCACCTTCGTTGGCGTCTATGATGGGCACGGTGGCCCGGAGACGGCACGCTACATCAATGATCACATCTTCAACCATCTGAGGA GGTTCGCATCTGAGCACAAGGGCATGTCAGCGGATGTGATTCGGAAGGCTTTCCGAGCGACTGAGGAGGGGTTCATTTCTGTAGTTAGTAGCCAGTGGTCCTTGAGGCCTCAATTAGCGGCAGTAGGCTCTTGCTGTCTGGTTGGTGTGGTTTGCAGCGGAACTctatatgttgcaaaccttGGGGACTCCCGTGCTGTTCTTGGGAGACTCGTCAAGGGAACTGGAGAGGTTTTGGCAATGCAGCTCTCAGCAGAACACAATGCATCCTATGAGGAGGTTAGACAAGAGCTGCAGGCATCACATCCTGATGATCCCCATATTGTGGTCCTAAAGCACAATGTTTGGCGTGTGAAGGGTATCATCCAG ATAACAAGGTCTATTGGAGATGTATATCTGAAGAAACCGGAGTTCAATAGAGAACCTTTGCACAGCAAGTTTCGCCTTCAGGAAACTTTCAGGAGACCACTTCTTAGTTCTGATCCAGCAATTACTATACACCAAATACAGCCAACTCATAAGTTCATCATTTTTGCATCTGATGGACTCTGGGAGCATCTTAGTAATCAGGAAGCAGTTGACATGGTCCAAAGTAGCCCTCGGAAT GGAATTGCTCGAAGGTTAGTAAAGGCTGCAATGCTGGAAGCAGCGAAGAAAAGGGAGATGAGGTATTCAGACCTCAAGAAAATTGATCGTGGTGTAAGGCGGCACTTCCATGATGATATAACCGTCGTGGTGGTGTTTTTGGATTCAAATGCCATAAAAACTGCTACCTGGAGCAGACCCTCGGTTTCTCTCCGAGGCGGTGGTGTTCCTATCCCTGCAAATACCCTTGCTCCATTATCAGTTCCTACAGAGCTAAATAGCTCTTACTGA
- the LOC133904120 gene encoding NEP1-interacting protein-like 1, which translates to MDLFPSPSPSPSPSSAPAAPEPWQCSGLGSAACGLAWRVLCAIATCVFVAVGSLVGAVTGSMIGLATESGMLRGAGIGAISGAVFSIEVAESSRDLWHSGDSSVWSLLNMVDIISSLLSGRLVREKVGPAVQSAVRTQISATTSSPFAETSDLFETNGGTKGLPADALRRLPEMEISEDSAVDKAGEALCCSVCLQDFRLGEPARRLPGCRHVFHVPCIDRWLVRHGSCPLCRRDI; encoded by the exons ATGGACCTGTTCCCGTCTCCCAGTCCCAGCCCGTCGCCGTCCTCCGCGCCCGCCGCGCCGGAACCGTGGCAGTGCTCTGGCCTCGGCTCCGCGGCGTGCGGCCTGGCCTGGAGGGTGCTCTGCGCCATCGCCACCTGCGTCTTCGTCGCAG TGGGTTCGCTGGTCGGGGCGGTGACGGGGTCGATGATCGGGCTGGCGACGGAGAGCGGGATGCTACGCGGCGCCGGCATCGGCGCCATCTCCGGCGCCGTGTTCTCCATCGAGGTCGCCGAGTCATCCCGCGACCTCTGGCACTCCGGCGACTCCAGCGTCTGGAGCCTCCTCAACATG GTGGATATCATCTCCAGCCTCCTGAGCGGCAGGCTGGTCCGCGAGAAGGTGGGGCCGGCGGTGCAGAGCGCCGTGCGGACTCAG ATCAGCGCCACCACTAGCTCGCCGTTCGCGGAGACCAGCGATCTGTTCGAGACCAACGGCGGCACCAAGGGGCTCCCCGCGGACGCGCTCCGCCGGCTGCCGGAGATGGAGATATCCGAGGACAGCGCCGTGGACAAGGCCGGCGAGGCGCTCTGCTGCTCGGTGTGCCTGCAGGACTTCCGGCTGGGCGAGCCCGCGCGGAGGCTGCCCGGCTGCCGGCACGTCTTCCACGTCCCGTGCATCGACCGCTGGCTGGTCAGGCACGGGTCCTGCCCGCTGTGCCGGCGAGACATCTGA